Proteins from a genomic interval of Asticcacaulis sp. AND118:
- a CDS encoding PAS domain S-box protein → MVRAIDQSLAVISFDTDGKILEANGNFLKTVGYAASEIVGRHHRVFMPDGQADTEAYRTFWADLRAGHFREGEFRRVAKGGRDIWLQATYNPITDGSGRVTRIVKIASDITADKRRAIDDAGQIAAIQRSQAVIAFDLDGTILDANDNFLSAMGYSLDEIRGRQHRLFVDPEEAQSPQYAAFWAALKAGRYQEGEFRRLGKGGREVWIRATYNPIMDAEGRPLKVVKFAMDVTAEKRRNAEYEGQIDAIRRSQAVISFALDGTILDANDTFLRVTGYDLAEVVGQHHRLFVAPTYAEGEDYRTFWQKLARGESLSAIYQRFGKGGRAIWLQATYNPILDAAGRPVKVVKYATDITANMEARSRAVASAEETLNNVEAVAAAAEEMNAAVNDIAHAMLRSKEAVDKIHARTSSAGASTGAMRRAAQSMDGVVQLIAQVAGQINLLALNATIESARAGEAGKGFAVVANEVKILAGQTSAATARISSEIAGMQALSDEVAGALDTITEAVSEVQGFVDTAAHSMQEQASVTNDISSSMYGAAEGVAEIGRNLDDWIIGMEERRFDARVRTSRQAVIIAPGRPTIVCTVRNLSKSGAKLIVPDVHAVPDSFDLEINGEPARRVRIARRGSGEVGVKFMDALAIAA, encoded by the coding sequence ATGGTTCGCGCCATTGATCAGTCGCTGGCCGTCATCAGCTTCGACACGGACGGCAAGATACTCGAAGCGAACGGCAACTTCCTGAAGACGGTAGGCTATGCGGCCAGCGAGATCGTGGGCCGCCATCACCGCGTCTTCATGCCCGACGGTCAGGCCGACACCGAAGCCTATCGCACCTTCTGGGCCGACCTGCGCGCCGGGCATTTCCGCGAGGGCGAGTTCCGCCGCGTGGCCAAAGGCGGGCGCGACATCTGGCTGCAGGCCACCTACAACCCCATTACCGACGGCAGCGGGCGCGTGACCCGCATCGTCAAGATCGCCTCGGACATCACCGCCGACAAGCGGCGCGCCATCGACGACGCGGGTCAGATCGCCGCCATTCAGCGCTCTCAGGCCGTCATCGCCTTCGACCTCGACGGCACCATACTGGACGCCAATGATAACTTCCTTTCGGCCATGGGGTATAGTCTGGACGAAATCAGAGGCCGTCAGCACCGCCTGTTCGTCGATCCGGAAGAGGCGCAGTCGCCGCAATATGCCGCCTTCTGGGCCGCGCTCAAGGCCGGACGCTATCAGGAGGGCGAGTTCCGTCGCCTCGGCAAGGGCGGGCGCGAAGTGTGGATTCGCGCCACCTATAACCCGATCATGGACGCCGAAGGCCGCCCCTTGAAGGTCGTCAAGTTCGCCATGGACGTGACCGCCGAAAAGCGCCGTAATGCCGAGTATGAAGGCCAGATCGATGCTATTCGCCGGTCTCAGGCCGTGATTTCCTTCGCGCTCGACGGCACGATTCTCGACGCCAACGACACCTTTTTGCGTGTGACGGGCTATGACCTGGCCGAGGTGGTGGGGCAGCATCACCGGCTGTTTGTGGCCCCGACCTATGCCGAGGGCGAGGACTATCGCACCTTCTGGCAGAAACTGGCCCGCGGCGAGTCGCTGTCGGCCATCTATCAGCGCTTCGGCAAGGGCGGACGCGCCATCTGGCTTCAGGCTACCTATAACCCCATTCTTGACGCTGCCGGACGGCCGGTGAAGGTGGTCAAATACGCCACCGACATCACCGCCAATATGGAAGCCCGTTCCCGCGCCGTGGCCTCGGCCGAAGAGACGCTGAACAATGTCGAGGCCGTGGCCGCCGCCGCCGAGGAGATGAACGCCGCCGTCAACGACATCGCCCACGCCATGCTGCGCAGCAAGGAGGCGGTCGACAAGATACACGCCCGCACCTCTTCGGCGGGCGCTTCGACCGGGGCCATGCGCCGCGCCGCTCAGTCGATGGACGGCGTAGTGCAACTGATCGCGCAGGTCGCGGGGCAGATCAACCTGCTGGCGCTCAACGCCACCATCGAATCCGCACGGGCGGGCGAGGCGGGCAAGGGCTTCGCCGTCGTCGCCAACGAGGTCAAGATACTGGCTGGTCAGACCAGCGCCGCCACCGCGCGCATCTCTTCGGAGATCGCCGGAATGCAGGCCCTGTCCGACGAGGTCGCCGGCGCGCTCGACACCATCACCGAAGCGGTGAGCGAGGTGCAGGGCTTTGTCGATACGGCGGCGCATTCCATGCAGGAGCAGGCGAGCGTCACCAACGACATCTCATCCAGCATGTACGGCGCCGCCGAAGGCGTGGCGGAGATCGGCCGCAATCTCGACGACTGGATCATCGGCATGGAGGAGCGCCGCTTCGACGCGCGCGTGCGCACGTCGCGGCAGGCGGTGATCATCGCGCCGGGCCGCCCGACCATCGTCTGCACGGTGCGCAATCTTTCGAAGAGCGGCGCCAAGCTGATCGTGCCGGACGTTCATGCGGTGCCCGACAGCTTCGATCTGGAGATCAATGGCGAGCCGGCGCGTCGCGTCCGTATCGCGCGTCGCGGATCGGGCGAGGTCGGGGTGAAGTTCATGGATGCGCTGGCGATAGCCGCGTAA
- a CDS encoding M15 family metallopeptidase, producing the protein MHTPLVKRLSRVIAPLFVFSGLAALVACAGRLPIATFHTLIEDMAERTTAAFPAYVDCREAFGEPARVTGTGVTDTGVSADPQWVADNLVTVRLPWKAHAAWDAKLPIRTLQVHRLAAPSLERALDRIWTEAGQSQTEIRRLGLDAVGGGYNFRPIRTSEGASGRLSTHAYGCAVDFDPARNALGDAEPNLALPENRYVIDAFRAEGWVWGGHWPQPDGMHFQAARLPAEDSRKDTASGR; encoded by the coding sequence ATGCACACCCCCTTAGTCAAGCGCCTCTCGCGCGTCATCGCGCCCCTGTTCGTCTTTTCAGGCCTTGCCGCTCTGGTCGCCTGCGCCGGGCGTTTGCCGATCGCTACCTTCCACACCCTTATCGAAGATATGGCCGAGCGCACCACGGCCGCCTTCCCGGCCTATGTCGATTGCCGCGAAGCTTTCGGCGAGCCTGCCCGTGTGACCGGCACAGGCGTTACCGACACAGGCGTCAGCGCCGACCCGCAGTGGGTCGCGGACAATCTCGTAACTGTGCGCCTGCCGTGGAAAGCCCACGCCGCCTGGGACGCGAAACTGCCTATCCGTACGCTTCAGGTGCACCGTCTTGCTGCCCCCTCGCTGGAGCGCGCGCTCGACCGCATCTGGACCGAGGCCGGACAGAGCCAGACCGAGATCAGACGCCTCGGCCTCGACGCCGTGGGCGGCGGCTACAATTTCCGCCCCATCCGCACATCGGAAGGTGCATCGGGAAGGTTGTCGACCCACGCCTATGGCTGCGCCGTCGATTTCGACCCGGCGCGCAATGCGCTGGGCGACGCCGAACCCAACCTGGCCCTGCCGGAAAACCGCTACGTCATCGACGCCTTCCGCGCCGAAGGCTGGGTGTGGGGCGGTCACTGGCCGCAGCCGGACGGCATGCATTTTCAGGCCGCCCGACTGCCCGCCGAAGACAGCCGCAAGGACACCGCTTCGGGTCGCTGA
- a CDS encoding endonuclease/exonuclease/phosphatase family protein, whose product MKRLLLLAAALLVATPATAETLRVMSYNIRYDNPQDVPPWPERRPHMAAQIAFLAPDVLGVQEALLPMVDDLAQALDGYAHYGVGRDDGAKAGETTTVFWRRERFEKLSATTQWCGQTPDTPSKDADAALPRTFTRLILKDKRSGQVFDVRNAHFDHVGVKARDNCAAQILALPQVPGARLIVLGDFNTGPDSAPYKRFTADTSPLKDARSEAAVRFGPPGTFNGFDIRRTDGEPIDHIFVDRALKVTRFATLTDSFTGKVISDHFPVVADVELK is encoded by the coding sequence ATGAAACGTCTGCTCCTGCTCGCCGCCGCCCTGCTCGTCGCCACTCCGGCCACCGCCGAGACCCTGCGCGTGATGAGCTACAATATCCGCTACGACAATCCGCAGGACGTGCCGCCGTGGCCGGAGCGCCGCCCGCACATGGCCGCGCAGATCGCCTTCCTCGCGCCGGACGTGCTGGGCGTGCAGGAGGCCCTGCTGCCGATGGTCGACGACCTCGCGCAGGCGCTGGACGGTTATGCGCACTACGGCGTCGGCCGCGACGACGGCGCGAAAGCGGGTGAGACCACTACCGTCTTCTGGCGTCGCGAACGCTTCGAGAAGCTGTCGGCGACGACGCAATGGTGCGGCCAGACGCCGGACACGCCGTCGAAGGACGCCGACGCTGCCCTGCCGCGCACCTTCACGCGCCTGATCCTCAAGGACAAACGCAGCGGGCAGGTCTTCGACGTGCGCAACGCCCATTTCGACCATGTCGGCGTCAAGGCGCGCGACAATTGCGCGGCGCAGATTCTGGCCCTGCCGCAGGTGCCGGGCGCGCGCCTGATCGTGCTGGGGGACTTCAATACCGGTCCGGACAGCGCGCCGTACAAGCGCTTTACCGCCGACACCAGCCCCCTGAAAGACGCCCGCAGCGAGGCCGCCGTCCGTTTCGGTCCTCCGGGCACTTTCAACGGCTTCGACATCCGCCGCACGGATGGCGAGCCGATCGACCATATCTTCGTCGATCGCGCGCTGAAAGTGACGCGCTTCGCCACCCTGACCGACAGCTTTACGGGCAAGGTGATTTCGGACCACTTCCCCGTCGTCGCGGATGTGGAACTGAAGTAA
- a CDS encoding helix-turn-helix transcriptional regulator encodes MPVNVTLDVMLARRRMRAKDLAARVGISETQMSLLRTGKVKGMRFDTLSKICFLLECQPGDIMEYLPDEGDLAVKGE; translated from the coding sequence ATGCCGGTCAATGTAACGCTCGATGTGATGCTGGCCCGGCGCAGGATGCGGGCCAAGGATCTGGCGGCGCGGGTCGGCATCTCGGAAACGCAGATGTCGCTTCTGCGTACCGGCAAGGTGAAGGGCATGCGCTTCGACACCCTGTCGAAGATTTGCTTCCTGCTGGAGTGCCAGCCGGGGGATATTATGGAATATCTGCCGGACGAGGGTGATCTGGCTGTGAAGGGGGAGTAA
- the groES gene encoding co-chaperone GroES, with amino-acid sequence MSFRPLGDRVLVKRVEEEAKTKGGIIIPDTAKEKPQEGEVVAVGPGNRNDKGEQVALDVKAGDRVLFGKWGGTEVKLDGEDLLILKESDILGVVER; translated from the coding sequence ATGAGCTTTCGTCCGCTGGGCGACCGCGTCCTCGTGAAGCGCGTTGAAGAAGAAGCCAAGACCAAGGGCGGGATCATCATCCCTGATACGGCTAAGGAAAAGCCGCAGGAAGGCGAAGTCGTCGCCGTCGGACCGGGCAACCGCAACGACAAGGGCGAGCAAGTCGCTCTCGACGTGAAGGCCGGCGACCGCGTGCTGTTCGGCAAGTGGGGCGGCACCGAGGTCAAGCTGGACGGCGAAGACCTGCTGATCCTGAAAGAATCCGACATTCTGGGCGTGGTTGAACGCTAA
- a CDS encoding glycosyl hydrolase 53 family protein, with amino-acid sequence MIDRRQLGLGMGALALSSTAHAASARPWPYLIGADVSWIPQDEAQGAVFFENGVQKDPLDILKGAGFNAIKLRVFVDPENGYSKKDPQAKWCGLDQSIAFAKRIRARGFHLSLTFHYSDTWADPQHQDKPAAWKDLPFDRLVEAVHAHTRDSLTAMKTAGVAPDLVLIGNETTFGTLWPDGRVPLPVPTGNPQTDAVHLNVPGAGGFDRFAALLKAGLAGVHEATPQAKTAVHNHLGRHWEIVKHWTDSLRARDVRCDAVGFSCYQQAAEGDWENTFANFGKRYPEMGVFVAEYSSRKRYVNDIAYKAGAWGGYIWEPTRHQEAIFDKDGENAGEGPRPNLLSQGINAAEAPGAAPATEAPKHKRTIGGRYDANGLLSLYRQMAKDYAK; translated from the coding sequence ATGATCGATCGTCGTCAACTGGGGCTGGGCATGGGCGCTCTGGCCCTGTCGAGCACCGCGCATGCTGCGTCGGCGCGGCCGTGGCCGTACCTGATCGGCGCCGACGTCTCGTGGATTCCGCAGGACGAGGCGCAGGGCGCGGTCTTTTTCGAGAACGGCGTGCAGAAAGACCCGCTCGACATCCTCAAAGGCGCGGGGTTCAATGCCATCAAGCTAAGGGTGTTTGTCGATCCGGAAAACGGCTATTCGAAAAAAGACCCGCAGGCCAAATGGTGCGGCCTCGACCAATCCATCGCCTTCGCCAAACGTATCCGGGCGCGCGGCTTCCACCTCAGCCTGACCTTCCACTACAGCGACACCTGGGCCGATCCGCAGCATCAGGACAAACCCGCCGCGTGGAAGGACCTCCCCTTCGACAGGCTGGTCGAGGCCGTCCACGCCCATACGCGCGACAGCCTCACCGCTATGAAGACGGCCGGTGTCGCGCCCGATCTGGTGCTGATCGGCAATGAGACGACGTTTGGCACATTGTGGCCTGACGGGCGGGTGCCGCTGCCCGTGCCGACCGGCAATCCGCAGACCGACGCCGTGCATCTGAACGTGCCGGGCGCGGGCGGTTTCGACCGTTTCGCCGCCCTGCTCAAGGCGGGATTGGCGGGCGTGCACGAGGCGACGCCGCAAGCCAAGACCGCCGTGCACAACCATCTGGGGCGGCACTGGGAGATCGTGAAGCACTGGACCGACAGCCTGAGGGCGCGCGATGTGCGCTGCGATGCTGTGGGCTTTTCCTGCTATCAGCAGGCGGCGGAAGGCGACTGGGAAAACACCTTCGCCAATTTCGGCAAGCGCTATCCTGAGATGGGCGTCTTCGTCGCGGAATATTCAAGCCGCAAGCGCTATGTGAACGATATTGCGTATAAGGCCGGGGCCTGGGGCGGCTATATCTGGGAGCCGACGCGGCATCAGGAGGCCATCTTCGACAAGGACGGCGAAAACGCCGGCGAAGGCCCGCGTCCTAACCTGCTGTCGCAGGGGATCAACGCGGCAGAGGCCCCCGGTGCGGCGCCTGCGACCGAGGCCCCGAAACACAAACGCACTATCGGCGGGCGCTACGACGCCAACGGGTTGCTGAGCCTCTATCGCCAGATGGCGAAGGATTACGCGAAGTAA
- a CDS encoding SRPBCC domain-containing protein, whose protein sequence is MDGTKGNTTTERVSDRELVVTRTVDGPARLVFKAWSDSALFQRWWTPRSFGMTIHSCEMDVRTGGGYRLVISHPSMPEPMAFFGKYIEVVPDARIVWTNEEGGEEGAVSTVTFEERRDKTLVVWHDLYPSKEALDEAMVSGATSGFDEQFDQLDEMVSTLDAE, encoded by the coding sequence ATGGACGGGACAAAGGGTAATACCACGACGGAGCGGGTGTCGGATCGCGAACTGGTCGTGACGCGGACCGTCGACGGTCCGGCGCGCCTCGTGTTCAAGGCGTGGAGCGATTCGGCGCTGTTTCAACGCTGGTGGACGCCCAGGTCGTTCGGCATGACCATTCATTCCTGCGAAATGGACGTGCGCACCGGTGGCGGCTATCGGCTGGTGATCAGCCATCCGTCGATGCCGGAGCCGATGGCCTTCTTCGGCAAATATATCGAGGTGGTGCCCGACGCCCGCATCGTCTGGACGAACGAGGAAGGCGGCGAAGAGGGGGCCGTGAGCACGGTGACCTTCGAGGAACGCAGGGACAAGACACTGGTCGTCTGGCACGACCTTTATCCGTCGAAAGAGGCGCTGGACGAGGCCATGGTATCGGGCGCCACAAGCGGCTTCGACGAACAGTTCGATCAGTTGGATGAGATGGTTTCAACGCTGGACGCGGAGTGA
- a CDS encoding endonuclease domain-containing protein, which yields MNDAIKRKTALARQMRKALTTPEWLLWERLKHRTDGLIFKRQYAVGPYILDFYCFKARLAVEVDGTLHSLDERAEKDATRDAWLQSQGLEVCRLAAADVYRDADAVADGVRLLALERAARFSKI from the coding sequence ATGAACGACGCCATCAAGCGCAAGACCGCTCTGGCTCGACAGATGCGCAAAGCGTTGACCACGCCGGAATGGTTGCTGTGGGAACGGCTGAAACATCGCACCGATGGGCTCATCTTCAAGCGCCAGTACGCTGTCGGTCCGTATATCCTTGATTTTTATTGCTTCAAGGCACGGCTGGCTGTTGAGGTGGACGGCACCTTACACAGTCTGGATGAACGGGCGGAAAAAGACGCGACGCGCGATGCGTGGTTACAGTCGCAGGGCCTTGAGGTTTGCCGCCTCGCCGCCGCTGATGTGTACCGGGATGCTGATGCTGTCGCGGATGGGGTGAGGTTGCTGGCACTGGAAAGAGCGGCGCGTTTTTCAAAGATATAA
- a CDS encoding peptidylprolyl isomerase, with translation MARWVKMMTQRRQWMIGMVALLAAAGLQGCFPSQEKPAEKVEAPKPAPARPKPLYRDLAVPPDSVRVLIQTTKGDIVVELDGKRAPISTANFLQYVDSGKMTDASFWRAMKSGNGGFIQVEASGHRFTPIPHEPTSQTGLSHTDGTISTARYAVGTASNQFTISVGDMSYMDAGRADGDPEDDNQGYAAFGKVVSGMSVVKKILNGKITKKKVEGGWDGQNLEEPVKVLSAKRLN, from the coding sequence ATGGCAAGATGGGTGAAGATGATGACGCAGCGGCGGCAATGGATGATCGGCATGGTGGCCTTGCTGGCTGCGGCGGGGCTGCAGGGTTGTTTCCCCTCGCAGGAAAAGCCCGCCGAAAAGGTCGAAGCGCCGAAGCCCGCGCCGGCCAGGCCCAAGCCGCTCTATCGCGATCTGGCCGTGCCGCCGGATTCGGTGCGCGTGCTGATCCAGACCACCAAGGGCGATATCGTCGTCGAACTGGATGGCAAACGCGCGCCGATCTCGACCGCCAACTTCCTGCAATATGTCGATTCCGGGAAAATGACCGACGCCAGCTTCTGGCGCGCCATGAAGTCGGGCAATGGCGGCTTCATTCAGGTCGAGGCGTCGGGTCATCGCTTTACGCCGATCCCGCACGAGCCGACGTCGCAGACCGGCCTGTCGCACACCGACGGCACCATTTCCACGGCGCGTTATGCCGTGGGCACGGCCAGCAACCAGTTCACCATCTCGGTCGGCGATATGAGCTATATGGACGCCGGCCGCGCCGACGGCGATCCGGAAGACGACAATCAGGGTTATGCCGCTTTCGGCAAGGTCGTGTCTGGCATGAGCGTGGTGAAAAAAATCCTCAACGGCAAGATCACCAAAAAGAAGGTCGAAGGCGGCTGGGACGGCCAGAACCTCGAAGAACCGGTGAAGGTGCTGTCGGCCAAGCGGCTGAATTAG
- a CDS encoding TraB/GumN family protein yields MRLPVLLTALMLTALPVAAQETLSDGQTLREGRAIRDGEEWITDVVVTARLPGPALWRVRKGDSQVYVLGAMPVMTKRVSWDSRRVERVIGLSNVLLTAPEAKGGLIGGTRLLMDRRLPLGKKLDEVLPAPLSQRFNALIDAHGLDREKYKKLSPLWAAAALREDVYDKAGIATRDPEKTLLRFAKAQKLKTQPSGNFSVAKTLGRIDDFSQPQQMACVAATLDEIDFALKHARAATEAWAVGDLQTVQRLSPDSALLACLEGAPSTKAMLGKAVEQTVGSITDALQTPGKSLIVLPLSALLAPGGALQQLEQQGATVTTPAL; encoded by the coding sequence ATGCGCCTACCCGTCCTTCTCACCGCGCTCATGCTGACCGCGCTGCCCGTCGCCGCGCAGGAAACCCTCAGCGACGGCCAAACTCTCCGCGAAGGCCGGGCCATCCGCGACGGCGAGGAATGGATCACCGACGTCGTGGTCACGGCGCGCCTGCCCGGTCCGGCCCTGTGGCGCGTGCGCAAGGGCGACAGCCAGGTCTATGTGCTGGGGGCCATGCCGGTGATGACCAAGCGCGTCTCGTGGGATTCCAGACGCGTCGAGCGCGTTATCGGCCTGTCCAACGTGCTGCTGACCGCGCCAGAAGCGAAAGGCGGGCTGATCGGCGGGACGCGTCTGCTGATGGACCGCCGCCTGCCGCTGGGCAAAAAGCTGGACGAGGTGTTGCCCGCTCCCCTGTCGCAGCGTTTCAACGCCCTGATCGATGCGCATGGTCTCGACCGCGAAAAATACAAAAAGCTGTCGCCGCTGTGGGCCGCCGCCGCGCTGCGCGAAGACGTCTACGACAAGGCCGGCATCGCCACGCGCGATCCGGAAAAGACCCTGCTGCGTTTCGCGAAGGCGCAAAAACTGAAAACCCAACCGTCGGGCAATTTCTCGGTGGCGAAGACGCTGGGCCGCATCGACGATTTCAGTCAGCCGCAGCAGATGGCCTGCGTCGCCGCCACGCTGGACGAGATCGATTTCGCGCTCAAACACGCCCGCGCCGCCACCGAGGCCTGGGCCGTCGGCGACCTTCAGACCGTGCAGCGCCTGTCGCCCGATTCCGCGCTTCTGGCCTGCCTCGAAGGCGCGCCGTCGACGAAAGCCATGCTGGGCAAGGCGGTGGAACAGACGGTCGGCTCGATCACCGACGCCCTGCAAACGCCGGGCAAGTCGCTGATCGTCCTGCCCCTGTCGGCGTTGCTCGCGCCCGGCGGGGCGTTGCAGCAACTGGAGCAGCAGGGCGCGACGGTGACGACGCCGGCTTTATAG
- the groL gene encoding chaperonin GroEL (60 kDa chaperone family; promotes refolding of misfolded polypeptides especially under stressful conditions; forms two stacked rings of heptamers to form a barrel-shaped 14mer; ends can be capped by GroES; misfolded proteins enter the barrel where they are refolded when GroES binds), translating into MAAKDVLFASDARDKILRGVNILANAVKVTLGPKGRNVILEKSFGAPRSTKDGVSVAKEIELADKFENLGAQLIREVASKTNDKAGDGTTTATVLAQAIAVEGLKSVSSGRNPMDLKRGIDKAVAIVIAEIKASSKPVTSNSEIAQVGTISANGDTEVGQMIADAMAKVGNEGVITVEEAKTAETELDVVEGMQFDRGYLSPYFVTNPDKMEAVLEDPYILIFDKKISTLQPILPILEAVVQSGRPLLIISEDVEGEALATLVVNRLRGGLRVAAVKAPGFGDRRKAMLEDIAILTAGQVISEDIGIKLETVTLDMLGRAKKVTITKETTTIVDGVGEKAEIEGRVAQIKQQIEETTSDYDKEKLQERLAKLAGGVAVIRVGGSTEVEVKEKKDRVDDALNATRAAVDEGIVPGGGTALLKASKKLADLTGDNDDQTAGIAIVRRALQAPIRQISENAGVEGSIVVGKILESDDATFGFNAQTEKYVDLVADGVIDPAKVVRTALQDAASVSGLLITTEAAVVESPKKEAAPAMPGGGMGGMGGMDF; encoded by the coding sequence ATGGCTGCTAAAGACGTACTGTTTGCCTCGGACGCGCGCGACAAGATCCTGCGCGGCGTCAACATCCTCGCCAATGCGGTGAAGGTCACCCTGGGCCCCAAGGGCCGCAATGTCATCCTCGAAAAGTCCTTCGGCGCCCCGCGCTCGACCAAGGACGGCGTCTCGGTCGCCAAGGAAATCGAACTGGCTGACAAGTTCGAAAACCTGGGCGCGCAACTGATCCGCGAAGTCGCCTCGAAGACCAACGACAAGGCCGGCGACGGCACCACCACCGCCACGGTTCTGGCTCAGGCCATCGCCGTCGAAGGCCTGAAGTCCGTCTCTTCCGGCCGCAACCCGATGGACCTGAAGCGTGGCATCGACAAGGCCGTCGCCATCGTCATCGCCGAAATCAAGGCCTCGTCGAAGCCGGTCACCTCGAACTCGGAAATCGCTCAGGTCGGCACCATCTCGGCCAACGGCGACACCGAAGTCGGTCAGATGATCGCTGACGCCATGGCCAAGGTCGGCAACGAAGGCGTCATCACCGTCGAAGAAGCCAAGACCGCCGAAACCGAGCTGGATGTCGTCGAAGGCATGCAGTTCGACCGCGGCTACCTGTCGCCCTACTTCGTCACCAACCCGGACAAGATGGAAGCGGTTCTCGAAGACCCGTACATCCTGATCTTCGACAAGAAGATCTCGACGCTCCAGCCGATCCTGCCGATCCTCGAAGCCGTCGTGCAGTCGGGCCGCCCGCTGCTGATCATCTCCGAAGACGTCGAAGGCGAAGCGCTGGCGACCCTGGTCGTCAACCGTCTGCGTGGCGGTCTGCGCGTCGCGGCCGTCAAGGCGCCGGGCTTCGGCGACCGCCGCAAGGCCATGCTGGAAGACATCGCCATCCTGACGGCTGGTCAAGTGATCTCCGAAGACATCGGCATCAAGCTTGAGACCGTGACCCTCGACATGCTGGGCCGCGCCAAGAAGGTGACGATCACCAAGGAAACCACCACCATCGTCGACGGCGTCGGTGAAAAGGCCGAGATCGAAGGCCGCGTGGCTCAGATCAAGCAACAGATCGAAGAAACCACGTCGGACTACGACAAGGAAAAGCTGCAAGAGCGTCTGGCCAAGCTGGCCGGCGGCGTCGCGGTCATCCGCGTCGGCGGCTCGACCGAAGTCGAAGTGAAGGAAAAGAAGGACCGCGTTGACGACGCCCTGAACGCCACGCGCGCTGCCGTGGACGAAGGCATCGTTCCGGGCGGCGGCACGGCTCTGCTGAAGGCTTCGAAGAAGCTGGCCGACCTGACCGGCGACAATGACGACCAGACGGCCGGTATCGCCATCGTGCGCCGCGCCCTGCAGGCTCCGATCCGTCAGATCTCGGAAAACGCAGGCGTCGAAGGCTCGATCGTCGTCGGCAAGATTCTGGAATCGGACGACGCCACCTTCGGCTTCAACGCTCAGACCGAAAAGTACGTCGATCTGGTGGCTGACGGCGTTATCGACCCGGCCAAGGTCGTGCGCACGGCGCTGCAAGACGCCGCTTCGGTGTCGGGCCTCTTGATCACGACGGAAGCCGCCGTGGTCGAAAGCCCGAAGAAGGAAGCGGCTCCGGCTATGCCGGGCGGCGGCATGGGCGGCATGGGCGGTATGGATTTCTAA